From Vanessa tameamea isolate UH-Manoa-2023 chromosome 26, ilVanTame1 primary haplotype, whole genome shotgun sequence, one genomic window encodes:
- the LOC113393886 gene encoding latent-transforming growth factor beta-binding protein 4-like isoform X3, translating into MKFLIVITLVLCFTSKYSVQGLTSEEVAEVTETCCSFGETFALASSSKDCSGAGLPDDLQPEHKDVCSSSVKSCCEQQLQINEDCDAGIKLAALKRCTTPKSEIGKTCCEECAFGRLTGESQGKLGCGELSDDSFSPTSALRKKAYYQCCMDASEELETTTEKKETTTTEKPKEKCKANSCDHICTDDDGKLRCSCREGFRLQPDKKSCKDINECRLPKPPCPKYLCENTIGGYKCAGKPGKPFSEDATKPTPESGAGTTPRTKVDICPVGFRAGPDDECLDIDECEETLDDCQRLSQHCINSHGSYFCQDHVSKRCAPGFKVNSGTGICEDIDECEESLEVCKRNEVCINLPGAYNCKSKISTLPKLATKTCQEGTRVRPGGTICEDVDECREGSHLCDQFQNCINTYGGHECRCKNGFELDSTSGSCVDVDECAMRLDNCAPGHHCLNVLGSFTCTRRALTTSTTTALPAYEYEYYDFEEETTEITASTTSSTTTSRPTTTSTTTLRPTTTSTTTTTTPRPTTTSTTSTTTPRPTTTSTSTTLRPNPPPRRYPHYPRPGFRRTTTPIPPYRRPDYYPRRPVNTFSPTEVTVTNSRDPVTIERDRQPDGSYSVNTSDIPKETWTVVTGKESTDDFDPNQLHCLNGYERNERGECVDINECRNNRNICGVSEVCINSPGGYKCECKLGYSIDDSGKCVIVTLPTASKPTTTTERTTPRVEPTASTPGRTSGWLPWIPGRNNPPQNCELGHTYSSTQKKCIDVDECATGRASCAPEEDCINTDGGYSCVCGLRCRTNSATPAYTYRETPPSYTPDSTIITVGAQYGQRGTHYMRPTYTRLQETGAVVTTCPWGYKLTPDRVCVDIDECERNVSECGPQQRCENFYGGYSCQCPPGHRNIGKNCEDIDECSYGNICSYNARCVNTVGSYRCECSDGFRNAPTNDKVCVDVDECVDMPSLCEHSCANAWGGYRCYCNRGYRLNNDNRTCVDIDECEEWGRARSRGRLCGGRCVNAPGSYRCDCPQGYRIGEDKRTCIDIDECESGEARCGHGAGEVCQNTRGGYHCHHIDCPPGYQLEGKHKCTRIQRSCPISDWGCLHQPSTYSYNFITFVSKLFLPMGSVDLFSMQGPGWLDSVVNFEMRLLNVKAAPGVEPADIRCFGMRPTANVCVVSLQCSLAGPQVAELELTMSLYQRAQYAGSAVARLIVIVSEYEF; encoded by the exons GCCTCACATCAGAAGAAGTAGCTGAAGTAACCGAAACGTGTTGCTCATTTGGGGAGACGTTTGCGTTGGCATCATCCAGCAAGGATTGTTCAGGTGCGGGCCTTCCTGACGATTTGCAACCTGAGCATAAGGATGTCTGCAGCTCATCTGTCAAGAGCTGCTGTGAGCAGCAGTTACA AATCAATGAAGATTGTGATGCTGGAATAAAATTAGCAGCTTTAAAGCGATGTACGACTCCAAAAAGTGAAATTGGAAAG acaTGTTGCGAAGAATGTGCATTTGGTAGACTAACTGGTGAGTCACAAGGGAAGCTGGGATGTGGGGAATTAAGTGATGACTCCTTCAGTCCTACCAGTGCATTGAGAAAGAAAGCCTACTATCAATGTTGCATG GACGCCTCAGAAGAACTAGAGACTAcaacagaaaaaaaagaaacaactaCCACTGAAAAACCTAAAGAAAAATGTAAGGCTAATTCTTGTGATCATATTTGTACGGATGACGATGGCAAGTTACGATGTTCTTGCCGGGAAGGTTTTAGACTTCAACCCGATAAAAAGTCCTGTAAAG ATATAAATGAATGTCGTCTTCCAAAACCTCCTTgtccaaaatatttatgtgaaaataCGATAGGAGGTTACAAATGCGCAGGAAAACCTGGAAAACCGTTCAGTGAGGATGCTACAAAACCTACCCCAGAATCTGGTGCGGGTACGACACCACGCACCAAGGTTGACATTTGTCCTGTAGGTTTCAGAGCTGGTCCTGACGATGAGTGTTTAG aCATCGACGAGTGTGAGGAGACTTTGGACGACTGCCAGCGATTATCCCAGCACTGTATCAATTCTCACGGCAGCTATTTCTGCCAGGATCATGTTTCAAAGCGATGTGCACCTGGCTTCAAGGTTAATTCGGGCACCGGTATTTGTGAAG ATATTGACGAATGCGAGGAAAGTTTAGAGGTTTGCAAAAGAAATGAGGTCTGTATCAATCTGCCCGGAGCGTACAACTGCAAGTCCAAGATCAGCACATTaccaaa ATTAGCAACGAAAACATGTCAAGAAGGAACACGTGTTCGACCTGGTGGAACTATTTGTGAAG ACGTAGACGAATGTCGCGAAGGATCACACTTATGTGATCAGtttcaaaattgtattaataccTATGGAGGGCATGAATGTCGCTGTAAAAATGGCTTCGAGTTAGACTCTACCTCAGGATCCTGTGTCG ATGTCGACGAATGCGCTATGAGACTAGACAACTGTGCACCCGGGCACCATTGTCTGAATGTTTTGGGTTCCTTCACGTGTACCCGACGTGCCTTAACCACCAGCACAACAACCGCATTACCAGCCTATGAATACGAATATTACGATTTTGA GGAAGAAACTACTGAAATAACTGCATCAACTACCTCTTCTACTACAACATCAAGACCAACTACAACAAGTACTACAACACTACGACCCACTACTACGAGTACAACAACCACTACAACACCACGGCCAACTACTACTAGTACAACAAGCACTACAACACCACGTCCAACTACAACTAGTACAAGTACAACACTGAGACCAAATCCGCCACCCAGAAGATATCCTCATTATCCGAGACCGGGCTTCCGAAGAACTACAACACCTATTCCACCATATAGAAGACCAGATTACTATCCAAGAAGACCAGTCAATACATTCTCTCCAACAGAGGTAACAGTAACAAATTCGAGAGATCCAGTTACGATAGAAAGAGATAGACAACCTGACGGTAGTTATTCTGTAAATACGAGCGATATACCCAAAGAAACATGGACTGTAGTTACTGGAAAAGAGAGTACCGATGATTTTGATCCAAACCAACTCCATTGTCTTAATGGATATGAGAGGAACGAGCGAGGGGAATGCGTTg ACATAAATGAATGTAGAAACAATAGAAACATCTGCGGTGTATCAGAAGTTTGTATTAATAGTCCAGGCGGATACAAATGCGAGTGCAAGCTTGGGTACAGCATCGACGATTCTGGAAAGTGTGTAATTGTAACACTTCCAACTGCTAGCAAGCCTACTACGACCACAGAGAGGACAACTCCTCGTGTAGAACCAACAG cgTCTACTCCAGGGAGAACTTCAGGGTGGTTACCGTGGATTCCTGGTCGCAATAACCCGCCACAAAATTGTGAACTAGGACACACTTATAGCAGCACTCAAAAGAAATGTATTG ACGTTGATGAATGCGCGACTGGGAGAGCAAGCTGTGCGCCAGAGGAAGACTGCATCAACACCGATGGTGGCTACAGCTGCGTATGCGGCCTGCGCTGCAGGACCAACTCAGCTACACCTGCTTATA CTTACCGCGAGACCCCCCCGTCTTACACACCGGATTCGACAATCATAACAGTCGGGGCACAGTATGGTCAGAGAGGAACCCACTACATGAGGCCAACGTATACGCGACTACAAGAGACGGGCGCGGTGGTCACCACTTGCCCATGGGGTTACAAACTGACTCCCGATAGGGTTTGCGTTG ATATTGACGAATGTGAACGCAACGTGTCCGAGTGTGGACCGCAACAGCGCTGCGAAAACTTCTATGGAGGATATTCTTGCCAATGTCCGCCTGGACACAGGAACATTGGCAAGAACTGTGAAGATATTGACGAATGCAGTTACGGCAAT ATATGCTCGTACAACGCTCGTTGCGTAAACACAGTTGGATCGTACCGTTGCGAATGTTCGGATGGGTTCCGTAACGCTCCGACCAATGACAAAGTGTGCGTGGATGTGGACGAGTGCGTCGACATGCCATCGCTGTGTGAGCACAGCTGTGCCAACGCCTGGGGTGGTTACCGGTGCTATTGCAACCGAGGATATAGGTTGAATAATGACAACAG GACGTGTGTGGACATAGACGAGTGTGAAGAGTGGGGCCGCGCGCGGTCCCGAGGTCGGCTGTGCGGTGGACGCTGTGTCAACGCGCCCGGCTCCTACCGCTGCGACTGCCCACAGGGGTACCGCATCGGGGAAGACAAGCGCACTTGCATAG ATATCGACGAATGCGAGTCGGGTGAGGCACGCTGCGGGCACGGAGCGGGTGAGGTGTGTCAGAACACGCGCGGTGGGTATCACTGTCATCACATCGACTGTCCACCCGGCTATCAGCTAGAAGGAAAACA CAAATGTACGCGTATCCAGCGTTCGTGTCCGATATCAGATTGGGGATGTCTTCATCAGCCCAGCACCTACAGTTACAATTTTATCACTTTTGTTTCCAAATTATTCCTTCCAATGGGTAGT GTGGACCTATTTTCAATGCAAGGGCCAGGCTGGCTCGACTCGGTAGTAAACTTCGAAATGCGTCTTTTGAACGTGAAAGCGGCGCCCGGCGTCGAGCCTGCAGATATTAGATGTTTTGG CATGCGACCTACAGCTAACGTTTGTGTCGTATCTCTCCAATGTTCGCTCGCCGGGCCGCAGGTTGCGGAGCTGGAGTTAACGATGTCTCTGTACCAACGAGCACAGTACGCCGGCAGCGCTGTAGCGAGGCTCATCGTTATTGTATCCGAATATGAATTCTAA
- the LOC113393886 gene encoding fibulin-2-like isoform X2, with protein MKFLIVITLVLCFTSKYSVQGLTSEEVAEVTETCCSFGETFALASSSKDCSGAGLPDDLQPEHKDVCSSSVKSCCEQQLQINEDCDAGIKLAALKRCTTPKSEIGKTCCEECAFGRLTGESQGKLGCGELSDDSFSPTSALRKKAYYQCCMDASEELETTTEKKETTTTEKPKEKYINECAEAIDDLCTAEDTVCHNTEGSFKCVPLKKRDVSLSCPPGFKRNVINQVCDDINECRLPKPPCPKYLCENTIGGYKCAGKPGKPFSEDATKPTPESGAGTTPRTKVDICPVGFRAGPDDECLDIDECEETLDDCQRLSQHCINSHGSYFCQDHVSKRCAPGFKVNSGTGICEDIDECEESLEVCKRNEVCINLPGAYNCKSKISTLPKLATKTCQEGTRVRPGGTICEDVDECREGSHLCDQFQNCINTYGGHECRCKNGFELDSTSGSCVDVDECAMRLDNCAPGHHCLNVLGSFTCTRRALTTSTTTALPAYEYEYYDFEEETTEITASTTSSTTTSRPTTTSTTTLRPTTTSTTTTTTPRPTTTSTTSTTTPRPTTTSTSTTLRPNPPPRRYPHYPRPGFRRTTTPIPPYRRPDYYPRRPVNTFSPTEVTVTNSRDPVTIERDRQPDGSYSVNTSDIPKETWTVVTGKESTDDFDPNQLHCLNGYERNERGECVDINECRNNRNICGVSEVCINSPGGYKCECKLGYSIDDSGKCVIVTLPTASKPTTTTERTTPRVEPTASTPGRTSGWLPWIPGRNNPPQNCELGHTYSSTQKKCIDVDECATGRASCAPEEDCINTDGGYSCVCGLRCRTNSATPAYTYRETPPSYTPDSTIITVGAQYGQRGTHYMRPTYTRLQETGAVVTTCPWGYKLTPDRVCVDIDECERNVSECGPQQRCENFYGGYSCQCPPGHRNIGKNCEDIDECSYGNICSYNARCVNTVGSYRCECSDGFRNAPTNDKVCVDVDECVDMPSLCEHSCANAWGGYRCYCNRGYRLNNDNRTCVDIDECEEWGRARSRGRLCGGRCVNAPGSYRCDCPQGYRIGEDKRTCIDIDECESGEARCGHGAGEVCQNTRGGYHCHHIDCPPGYQLEGKHKCTRIQRSCPISDWGCLHQPSTYSYNFITFVSKLFLPMGSVDLFSMQGPGWLDSVVNFEMRLLNVKAAPGVEPADIRCFGMRPTANVCVVSLQCSLAGPQVAELELTMSLYQRAQYAGSAVARLIVIVSEYEF; from the exons GCCTCACATCAGAAGAAGTAGCTGAAGTAACCGAAACGTGTTGCTCATTTGGGGAGACGTTTGCGTTGGCATCATCCAGCAAGGATTGTTCAGGTGCGGGCCTTCCTGACGATTTGCAACCTGAGCATAAGGATGTCTGCAGCTCATCTGTCAAGAGCTGCTGTGAGCAGCAGTTACA AATCAATGAAGATTGTGATGCTGGAATAAAATTAGCAGCTTTAAAGCGATGTACGACTCCAAAAAGTGAAATTGGAAAG acaTGTTGCGAAGAATGTGCATTTGGTAGACTAACTGGTGAGTCACAAGGGAAGCTGGGATGTGGGGAATTAAGTGATGACTCCTTCAGTCCTACCAGTGCATTGAGAAAGAAAGCCTACTATCAATGTTGCATG GACGCCTCAGAAGAACTAGAGACTAcaacagaaaaaaaagaaacaactaCCACTGAAAAACCTAAAGAAAAAT ATATAAACGAATGTGCTGAAGCTATAGACGATCTCTGTACGGCTGAAGATACTGTCTGCCACAACACCGAAGGTTCATTTAAGTGTGTTCCTCTAAAGAAGAGAGATGTAAGTTTGAGCTGTCCCCCTGGATTTAAACGAAATGTAATCAACCAAGTCTGTGATG ATATAAATGAATGTCGTCTTCCAAAACCTCCTTgtccaaaatatttatgtgaaaataCGATAGGAGGTTACAAATGCGCAGGAAAACCTGGAAAACCGTTCAGTGAGGATGCTACAAAACCTACCCCAGAATCTGGTGCGGGTACGACACCACGCACCAAGGTTGACATTTGTCCTGTAGGTTTCAGAGCTGGTCCTGACGATGAGTGTTTAG aCATCGACGAGTGTGAGGAGACTTTGGACGACTGCCAGCGATTATCCCAGCACTGTATCAATTCTCACGGCAGCTATTTCTGCCAGGATCATGTTTCAAAGCGATGTGCACCTGGCTTCAAGGTTAATTCGGGCACCGGTATTTGTGAAG ATATTGACGAATGCGAGGAAAGTTTAGAGGTTTGCAAAAGAAATGAGGTCTGTATCAATCTGCCCGGAGCGTACAACTGCAAGTCCAAGATCAGCACATTaccaaa ATTAGCAACGAAAACATGTCAAGAAGGAACACGTGTTCGACCTGGTGGAACTATTTGTGAAG ACGTAGACGAATGTCGCGAAGGATCACACTTATGTGATCAGtttcaaaattgtattaataccTATGGAGGGCATGAATGTCGCTGTAAAAATGGCTTCGAGTTAGACTCTACCTCAGGATCCTGTGTCG ATGTCGACGAATGCGCTATGAGACTAGACAACTGTGCACCCGGGCACCATTGTCTGAATGTTTTGGGTTCCTTCACGTGTACCCGACGTGCCTTAACCACCAGCACAACAACCGCATTACCAGCCTATGAATACGAATATTACGATTTTGA GGAAGAAACTACTGAAATAACTGCATCAACTACCTCTTCTACTACAACATCAAGACCAACTACAACAAGTACTACAACACTACGACCCACTACTACGAGTACAACAACCACTACAACACCACGGCCAACTACTACTAGTACAACAAGCACTACAACACCACGTCCAACTACAACTAGTACAAGTACAACACTGAGACCAAATCCGCCACCCAGAAGATATCCTCATTATCCGAGACCGGGCTTCCGAAGAACTACAACACCTATTCCACCATATAGAAGACCAGATTACTATCCAAGAAGACCAGTCAATACATTCTCTCCAACAGAGGTAACAGTAACAAATTCGAGAGATCCAGTTACGATAGAAAGAGATAGACAACCTGACGGTAGTTATTCTGTAAATACGAGCGATATACCCAAAGAAACATGGACTGTAGTTACTGGAAAAGAGAGTACCGATGATTTTGATCCAAACCAACTCCATTGTCTTAATGGATATGAGAGGAACGAGCGAGGGGAATGCGTTg ACATAAATGAATGTAGAAACAATAGAAACATCTGCGGTGTATCAGAAGTTTGTATTAATAGTCCAGGCGGATACAAATGCGAGTGCAAGCTTGGGTACAGCATCGACGATTCTGGAAAGTGTGTAATTGTAACACTTCCAACTGCTAGCAAGCCTACTACGACCACAGAGAGGACAACTCCTCGTGTAGAACCAACAG cgTCTACTCCAGGGAGAACTTCAGGGTGGTTACCGTGGATTCCTGGTCGCAATAACCCGCCACAAAATTGTGAACTAGGACACACTTATAGCAGCACTCAAAAGAAATGTATTG ACGTTGATGAATGCGCGACTGGGAGAGCAAGCTGTGCGCCAGAGGAAGACTGCATCAACACCGATGGTGGCTACAGCTGCGTATGCGGCCTGCGCTGCAGGACCAACTCAGCTACACCTGCTTATA CTTACCGCGAGACCCCCCCGTCTTACACACCGGATTCGACAATCATAACAGTCGGGGCACAGTATGGTCAGAGAGGAACCCACTACATGAGGCCAACGTATACGCGACTACAAGAGACGGGCGCGGTGGTCACCACTTGCCCATGGGGTTACAAACTGACTCCCGATAGGGTTTGCGTTG ATATTGACGAATGTGAACGCAACGTGTCCGAGTGTGGACCGCAACAGCGCTGCGAAAACTTCTATGGAGGATATTCTTGCCAATGTCCGCCTGGACACAGGAACATTGGCAAGAACTGTGAAGATATTGACGAATGCAGTTACGGCAAT ATATGCTCGTACAACGCTCGTTGCGTAAACACAGTTGGATCGTACCGTTGCGAATGTTCGGATGGGTTCCGTAACGCTCCGACCAATGACAAAGTGTGCGTGGATGTGGACGAGTGCGTCGACATGCCATCGCTGTGTGAGCACAGCTGTGCCAACGCCTGGGGTGGTTACCGGTGCTATTGCAACCGAGGATATAGGTTGAATAATGACAACAG GACGTGTGTGGACATAGACGAGTGTGAAGAGTGGGGCCGCGCGCGGTCCCGAGGTCGGCTGTGCGGTGGACGCTGTGTCAACGCGCCCGGCTCCTACCGCTGCGACTGCCCACAGGGGTACCGCATCGGGGAAGACAAGCGCACTTGCATAG ATATCGACGAATGCGAGTCGGGTGAGGCACGCTGCGGGCACGGAGCGGGTGAGGTGTGTCAGAACACGCGCGGTGGGTATCACTGTCATCACATCGACTGTCCACCCGGCTATCAGCTAGAAGGAAAACA CAAATGTACGCGTATCCAGCGTTCGTGTCCGATATCAGATTGGGGATGTCTTCATCAGCCCAGCACCTACAGTTACAATTTTATCACTTTTGTTTCCAAATTATTCCTTCCAATGGGTAGT GTGGACCTATTTTCAATGCAAGGGCCAGGCTGGCTCGACTCGGTAGTAAACTTCGAAATGCGTCTTTTGAACGTGAAAGCGGCGCCCGGCGTCGAGCCTGCAGATATTAGATGTTTTGG CATGCGACCTACAGCTAACGTTTGTGTCGTATCTCTCCAATGTTCGCTCGCCGGGCCGCAGGTTGCGGAGCTGGAGTTAACGATGTCTCTGTACCAACGAGCACAGTACGCCGGCAGCGCTGTAGCGAGGCTCATCGTTATTGTATCCGAATATGAATTCTAA
- the LOC113393886 gene encoding latent-transforming growth factor beta-binding protein 4-like isoform X1 has protein sequence MKFLIVITLVLCFTSKYSVQGLTSEEVAEVTETCCSFGETFALASSSKDCSGAGLPDDLQPEHKDVCSSSVKSCCEQQLQINEDCDAGIKLAALKRCTTPKSEIGKTCCEECAFGRLTGESQGKLGCGELSDDSFSPTSALRKKAYYQCCMDASEELETTTEKKETTTTEKPKEKCKANSCDHICTDDDGKLRCSCREGFRLQPDKKSCKDINECAEAIDDLCTAEDTVCHNTEGSFKCVPLKKRDVSLSCPPGFKRNVINQVCDDINECRLPKPPCPKYLCENTIGGYKCAGKPGKPFSEDATKPTPESGAGTTPRTKVDICPVGFRAGPDDECLDIDECEETLDDCQRLSQHCINSHGSYFCQDHVSKRCAPGFKVNSGTGICEDIDECEESLEVCKRNEVCINLPGAYNCKSKISTLPKLATKTCQEGTRVRPGGTICEDVDECREGSHLCDQFQNCINTYGGHECRCKNGFELDSTSGSCVDVDECAMRLDNCAPGHHCLNVLGSFTCTRRALTTSTTTALPAYEYEYYDFEEETTEITASTTSSTTTSRPTTTSTTTLRPTTTSTTTTTTPRPTTTSTTSTTTPRPTTTSTSTTLRPNPPPRRYPHYPRPGFRRTTTPIPPYRRPDYYPRRPVNTFSPTEVTVTNSRDPVTIERDRQPDGSYSVNTSDIPKETWTVVTGKESTDDFDPNQLHCLNGYERNERGECVDINECRNNRNICGVSEVCINSPGGYKCECKLGYSIDDSGKCVIVTLPTASKPTTTTERTTPRVEPTASTPGRTSGWLPWIPGRNNPPQNCELGHTYSSTQKKCIDVDECATGRASCAPEEDCINTDGGYSCVCGLRCRTNSATPAYTYRETPPSYTPDSTIITVGAQYGQRGTHYMRPTYTRLQETGAVVTTCPWGYKLTPDRVCVDIDECERNVSECGPQQRCENFYGGYSCQCPPGHRNIGKNCEDIDECSYGNICSYNARCVNTVGSYRCECSDGFRNAPTNDKVCVDVDECVDMPSLCEHSCANAWGGYRCYCNRGYRLNNDNRTCVDIDECEEWGRARSRGRLCGGRCVNAPGSYRCDCPQGYRIGEDKRTCIDIDECESGEARCGHGAGEVCQNTRGGYHCHHIDCPPGYQLEGKHKCTRIQRSCPISDWGCLHQPSTYSYNFITFVSKLFLPMGSVDLFSMQGPGWLDSVVNFEMRLLNVKAAPGVEPADIRCFGMRPTANVCVVSLQCSLAGPQVAELELTMSLYQRAQYAGSAVARLIVIVSEYEF, from the exons GCCTCACATCAGAAGAAGTAGCTGAAGTAACCGAAACGTGTTGCTCATTTGGGGAGACGTTTGCGTTGGCATCATCCAGCAAGGATTGTTCAGGTGCGGGCCTTCCTGACGATTTGCAACCTGAGCATAAGGATGTCTGCAGCTCATCTGTCAAGAGCTGCTGTGAGCAGCAGTTACA AATCAATGAAGATTGTGATGCTGGAATAAAATTAGCAGCTTTAAAGCGATGTACGACTCCAAAAAGTGAAATTGGAAAG acaTGTTGCGAAGAATGTGCATTTGGTAGACTAACTGGTGAGTCACAAGGGAAGCTGGGATGTGGGGAATTAAGTGATGACTCCTTCAGTCCTACCAGTGCATTGAGAAAGAAAGCCTACTATCAATGTTGCATG GACGCCTCAGAAGAACTAGAGACTAcaacagaaaaaaaagaaacaactaCCACTGAAAAACCTAAAGAAAAATGTAAGGCTAATTCTTGTGATCATATTTGTACGGATGACGATGGCAAGTTACGATGTTCTTGCCGGGAAGGTTTTAGACTTCAACCCGATAAAAAGTCCTGTAAAG ATATAAACGAATGTGCTGAAGCTATAGACGATCTCTGTACGGCTGAAGATACTGTCTGCCACAACACCGAAGGTTCATTTAAGTGTGTTCCTCTAAAGAAGAGAGATGTAAGTTTGAGCTGTCCCCCTGGATTTAAACGAAATGTAATCAACCAAGTCTGTGATG ATATAAATGAATGTCGTCTTCCAAAACCTCCTTgtccaaaatatttatgtgaaaataCGATAGGAGGTTACAAATGCGCAGGAAAACCTGGAAAACCGTTCAGTGAGGATGCTACAAAACCTACCCCAGAATCTGGTGCGGGTACGACACCACGCACCAAGGTTGACATTTGTCCTGTAGGTTTCAGAGCTGGTCCTGACGATGAGTGTTTAG aCATCGACGAGTGTGAGGAGACTTTGGACGACTGCCAGCGATTATCCCAGCACTGTATCAATTCTCACGGCAGCTATTTCTGCCAGGATCATGTTTCAAAGCGATGTGCACCTGGCTTCAAGGTTAATTCGGGCACCGGTATTTGTGAAG ATATTGACGAATGCGAGGAAAGTTTAGAGGTTTGCAAAAGAAATGAGGTCTGTATCAATCTGCCCGGAGCGTACAACTGCAAGTCCAAGATCAGCACATTaccaaa ATTAGCAACGAAAACATGTCAAGAAGGAACACGTGTTCGACCTGGTGGAACTATTTGTGAAG ACGTAGACGAATGTCGCGAAGGATCACACTTATGTGATCAGtttcaaaattgtattaataccTATGGAGGGCATGAATGTCGCTGTAAAAATGGCTTCGAGTTAGACTCTACCTCAGGATCCTGTGTCG ATGTCGACGAATGCGCTATGAGACTAGACAACTGTGCACCCGGGCACCATTGTCTGAATGTTTTGGGTTCCTTCACGTGTACCCGACGTGCCTTAACCACCAGCACAACAACCGCATTACCAGCCTATGAATACGAATATTACGATTTTGA GGAAGAAACTACTGAAATAACTGCATCAACTACCTCTTCTACTACAACATCAAGACCAACTACAACAAGTACTACAACACTACGACCCACTACTACGAGTACAACAACCACTACAACACCACGGCCAACTACTACTAGTACAACAAGCACTACAACACCACGTCCAACTACAACTAGTACAAGTACAACACTGAGACCAAATCCGCCACCCAGAAGATATCCTCATTATCCGAGACCGGGCTTCCGAAGAACTACAACACCTATTCCACCATATAGAAGACCAGATTACTATCCAAGAAGACCAGTCAATACATTCTCTCCAACAGAGGTAACAGTAACAAATTCGAGAGATCCAGTTACGATAGAAAGAGATAGACAACCTGACGGTAGTTATTCTGTAAATACGAGCGATATACCCAAAGAAACATGGACTGTAGTTACTGGAAAAGAGAGTACCGATGATTTTGATCCAAACCAACTCCATTGTCTTAATGGATATGAGAGGAACGAGCGAGGGGAATGCGTTg ACATAAATGAATGTAGAAACAATAGAAACATCTGCGGTGTATCAGAAGTTTGTATTAATAGTCCAGGCGGATACAAATGCGAGTGCAAGCTTGGGTACAGCATCGACGATTCTGGAAAGTGTGTAATTGTAACACTTCCAACTGCTAGCAAGCCTACTACGACCACAGAGAGGACAACTCCTCGTGTAGAACCAACAG cgTCTACTCCAGGGAGAACTTCAGGGTGGTTACCGTGGATTCCTGGTCGCAATAACCCGCCACAAAATTGTGAACTAGGACACACTTATAGCAGCACTCAAAAGAAATGTATTG ACGTTGATGAATGCGCGACTGGGAGAGCAAGCTGTGCGCCAGAGGAAGACTGCATCAACACCGATGGTGGCTACAGCTGCGTATGCGGCCTGCGCTGCAGGACCAACTCAGCTACACCTGCTTATA CTTACCGCGAGACCCCCCCGTCTTACACACCGGATTCGACAATCATAACAGTCGGGGCACAGTATGGTCAGAGAGGAACCCACTACATGAGGCCAACGTATACGCGACTACAAGAGACGGGCGCGGTGGTCACCACTTGCCCATGGGGTTACAAACTGACTCCCGATAGGGTTTGCGTTG ATATTGACGAATGTGAACGCAACGTGTCCGAGTGTGGACCGCAACAGCGCTGCGAAAACTTCTATGGAGGATATTCTTGCCAATGTCCGCCTGGACACAGGAACATTGGCAAGAACTGTGAAGATATTGACGAATGCAGTTACGGCAAT ATATGCTCGTACAACGCTCGTTGCGTAAACACAGTTGGATCGTACCGTTGCGAATGTTCGGATGGGTTCCGTAACGCTCCGACCAATGACAAAGTGTGCGTGGATGTGGACGAGTGCGTCGACATGCCATCGCTGTGTGAGCACAGCTGTGCCAACGCCTGGGGTGGTTACCGGTGCTATTGCAACCGAGGATATAGGTTGAATAATGACAACAG GACGTGTGTGGACATAGACGAGTGTGAAGAGTGGGGCCGCGCGCGGTCCCGAGGTCGGCTGTGCGGTGGACGCTGTGTCAACGCGCCCGGCTCCTACCGCTGCGACTGCCCACAGGGGTACCGCATCGGGGAAGACAAGCGCACTTGCATAG ATATCGACGAATGCGAGTCGGGTGAGGCACGCTGCGGGCACGGAGCGGGTGAGGTGTGTCAGAACACGCGCGGTGGGTATCACTGTCATCACATCGACTGTCCACCCGGCTATCAGCTAGAAGGAAAACA CAAATGTACGCGTATCCAGCGTTCGTGTCCGATATCAGATTGGGGATGTCTTCATCAGCCCAGCACCTACAGTTACAATTTTATCACTTTTGTTTCCAAATTATTCCTTCCAATGGGTAGT GTGGACCTATTTTCAATGCAAGGGCCAGGCTGGCTCGACTCGGTAGTAAACTTCGAAATGCGTCTTTTGAACGTGAAAGCGGCGCCCGGCGTCGAGCCTGCAGATATTAGATGTTTTGG CATGCGACCTACAGCTAACGTTTGTGTCGTATCTCTCCAATGTTCGCTCGCCGGGCCGCAGGTTGCGGAGCTGGAGTTAACGATGTCTCTGTACCAACGAGCACAGTACGCCGGCAGCGCTGTAGCGAGGCTCATCGTTATTGTATCCGAATATGAATTCTAA